The genomic stretch GGAGCGTGCGCACGGCCAGATTCAGGCAACCTCAACCGATGCCGCGGCGCTCCCCACCGGGTTCGTCACCCTCCTGATGACCGATATCGAGGCTTCCACTGCCCTTCTCCGTCGCTTGGGCGACCGCTATGGCGACCTGCTGAACGACGTCAGGGGTATTCTACGAGTCGCAGTGTCGAGAGTGAGCGGCCGCGAGATCGACGCCCGCGCCGACGAATTCTTCGCCGTCTTCGAGCGGCCCGCCGCCGCCATCGAGGCGGCAGCGGCCATCCAGCGAGCGCTCGGCAAGCGGGCCTGGCCCGACGATCTCGAAGTCCGGGTTCGCGTCGGGATCCATAGCGGCCGCCCGACACTGACCGATGTCGGGTACATCGGTCTGGCCGTCCACACCACGGCTCGCGTCTGCTCGGCGGCCCACGGAGGGCAGATCGTCGTTTCCGGCGAGACCAGGGCAGCGGTCGGGGAGTCCGCGCCGCTCGGCATCCGCTTCCGCAGTCTCGGCCGACATCGCTTGCTCGGCCTTCCGGTTGCCGAGACGCTCTTCCAGGTCCAGGCGAAGGGACTGCGCGGGAGCTTCCCAAGGCCGCGGCCCCGTCGTCGAGCAGCAGCAGCCAGGTAGGAGCTAGGCTCCAACTCCGGTCCCGCTAAACTCGTGTCACCATGGAATGTGTGGGCTCGAGCGTTCCCCTGGAAGGCGAACCGGTTCCCCGCGGGCGGGACCGTGCCCGGC from Candidatus Methylomirabilota bacterium encodes the following:
- a CDS encoding adenylate/guanylate cyclase domain-containing protein, whose amino-acid sequence is MSRLDASKRARLRASAFAYVDSRGRRRLPIHDEAHVRNALARFNQVAFEDDAARERARKRLLNAAKKYRIMPVGFITSQLRTERRDATAGRLVIELGRHGAPGELEQRLRSVLRDPTLAVLHWSDASGAYLDGTGKPVPLPAEGDQRGVTYLERQSRPTTAIVHDPTVLDDPGLVETVLAAVRFVVEKERAHGQIQATSTDAAALPTGFVTLLMTDIEASTALLRRLGDRYGDLLNDVRGILRVAVSRVSGREIDARADEFFAVFERPAAAIEAAAAIQRALGKRAWPDDLEVRVRVGIHSGRPTLTDVGYIGLAVHTTARVCSAAHGGQIVVSGETRAAVGESAPLGIRFRSLGRHRLLGLPVAETLFQVQAKGLRGSFPRPRPRRRAAAAR